In the Bacteroidota bacterium genome, one interval contains:
- the rnc gene encoding ribonuclease III, producing MNNKENIFPPDKELKKQLKSILGLLPNNINVYKQALKHSTVADELKHNGHKNSNERLEFLGDAILNSVVAEMVFLKYPYRYEGFLTQMRSKIVSRESLNKLARKIGLDQLVMLEKKNFSGGIHGIETAYGNAMEAIIGAVYLDKGFKKTQKFILQYLIKNHIDIDNLEQTENNFKSLLLEWAQRTNKEVKFEEGPVLKNGNHKLRHAFVWVDGKQMGEGKDHVKKKAEQVAAQMAWEALGMKS from the coding sequence GTGAATAATAAAGAAAATATATTCCCACCTGATAAGGAACTGAAAAAACAGTTGAAATCCATTTTGGGCTTATTGCCCAATAATATCAATGTATATAAACAAGCTCTGAAACACAGCACTGTTGCTGATGAGCTAAAACATAATGGCCATAAAAACAGCAACGAACGTTTAGAGTTTTTGGGCGATGCTATATTGAATAGTGTGGTTGCCGAAATGGTTTTCCTCAAATATCCTTATCGTTATGAAGGTTTTCTAACACAGATGCGTTCGAAGATAGTGAGCCGTGAAAGCTTAAATAAACTGGCTCGTAAAATTGGATTGGACCAATTGGTGATGCTGGAGAAAAAGAACTTTAGCGGTGGTATACATGGGATAGAAACAGCTTATGGCAATGCCATGGAAGCCATTATTGGTGCGGTTTATCTGGATAAAGGATTTAAGAAAACACAAAAGTTTATATTACAGTACCTCATCAAAAATCATATAGATATTGATAACTTAGAACAAACCGAAAACAACTTTAAAAGCCTATTACTTGAGTGGGCACAGCGTACCAACAAAGAAGTAAAATTTGAAGAAGGCCCTGTACTAAAAAACGGAAACCACAAACTCCGCCACGCTTTTGTGTGGGTTGATGGCAAGCAGATGGGCGAAGGCAAAGACCACGTGAAAAAGAAAGCCGAGCAGGTTGCTGCTCAAATGGCTTGGGAGGCTTTGGGGATGAAGAGTTAG